The Haloarchaeobius amylolyticus genome window below encodes:
- a CDS encoding aldehyde dehydrogenase family protein, with product MSYDGPTQLYIDGEWTDAASGETIETFDPATEDQYAEVACAGREDVDRAVAAADRAAARDSEWRRMGPGERGQKLDAMADAIEEMKDEIVLVESHDNGKTPFEASIDVGMVVKTFRYYAGWTDKVTGSTVPVDGPRLNYTRREPLGVTAHVSPWNYPFQLAGRSLAPALACGNTCVLKPSSQTPLSALYYAKAAEEAGLPDGVMNVVPGKGSEAGDQLTTHEDVEHVAFTGSTEIGKRVMESAAENVTGVTLELGGKGPQLVFPDADLEDAAAGVRNGIFMNCGQMCWAGSRLVVHEDVHDEVVDMVVEMAESTPLGSGIDDDGRMGPLVSESQFEEVAEYVNEAKAQGATIATGGGRPADREDGYFFEPTVLTDVTNDMTVAREEIFGPVLSVIEVESEEEALEVANDSPYGLMSGIWTTDITRGHRLAENLDYGMVSINEYPVTFPQTPFGGYKQSGNGREQGEEAIREYTQVKNVNVNLG from the coding sequence ATGTCATACGACGGCCCGACACAGCTGTACATCGACGGCGAGTGGACCGACGCCGCGTCCGGCGAGACCATCGAGACGTTCGACCCGGCGACAGAGGACCAGTACGCCGAGGTGGCCTGCGCCGGTCGCGAGGACGTCGACCGCGCCGTCGCGGCCGCAGACCGCGCCGCGGCCCGAGACTCCGAGTGGCGGCGCATGGGCCCCGGCGAGCGCGGCCAGAAGCTCGACGCGATGGCCGACGCCATCGAGGAGATGAAAGACGAGATTGTCCTCGTCGAGTCCCACGACAATGGGAAGACGCCCTTCGAGGCGTCCATCGACGTGGGCATGGTCGTGAAGACGTTCCGGTACTACGCCGGCTGGACCGACAAGGTGACCGGCTCGACGGTCCCGGTCGACGGCCCGCGGCTGAACTACACCCGCCGCGAGCCCCTGGGCGTCACCGCCCACGTCTCGCCGTGGAACTACCCGTTCCAGCTCGCGGGGCGCTCGCTCGCCCCGGCGCTGGCCTGCGGGAACACCTGCGTCCTGAAGCCCTCCAGCCAGACGCCGCTGTCGGCGCTGTACTACGCGAAGGCCGCCGAGGAGGCCGGCCTCCCCGACGGCGTGATGAACGTCGTGCCCGGCAAGGGTAGCGAGGCGGGCGACCAGCTGACGACCCACGAGGACGTCGAGCACGTCGCGTTCACCGGCTCGACCGAGATCGGCAAGCGCGTGATGGAGTCCGCCGCCGAGAACGTCACCGGCGTCACGCTGGAACTCGGCGGGAAGGGCCCCCAGCTCGTCTTCCCCGACGCCGACCTCGAGGACGCGGCGGCCGGCGTCCGCAACGGTATCTTCATGAACTGCGGCCAGATGTGCTGGGCCGGCTCGCGCCTCGTCGTCCACGAGGACGTCCACGACGAGGTCGTCGACATGGTCGTCGAGATGGCCGAGTCCACGCCGCTCGGCTCCGGCATCGACGACGACGGCCGGATGGGCCCCCTCGTCTCCGAGTCCCAGTTCGAGGAGGTCGCCGAGTACGTGAACGAGGCGAAGGCCCAGGGCGCGACCATCGCGACCGGCGGCGGCCGCCCGGCCGACAGGGAGGACGGCTACTTCTTCGAGCCGACGGTGCTGACCGACGTAACCAACGACATGACCGTCGCCCGCGAGGAGATCTTCGGGCCGGTCCTCTCGGTCATCGAGGTCGAGAGCGAGGAGGAGGCCCTCGAGGTCGCGAACGACTCGCCGTACGGCCTGATGTCGGGCATCTGGACGACCGACATCACCCGCGGGCACCGCCTCGCGGAGAACCTCGACTACGGCATGGTCTCCATCAACGAGTACCCGGTCACGTTCCCGCAGACGCCCTTCGGCGGCTACAAGCAGTCCGGCAACGGCCGCGAGCAGGGCGAGGAGGCCATCCGCGAGTACACGCAGGTCAAGAACGTGAACGTCAACCTCGGCTGA
- a CDS encoding SRPBCC domain-containing protein — translation MNEVEASVDIDAPPDVVWTVLTDFDRYSEWNPYLTEATGRAVEGETIAVRLAAQGGRSIRLEPRLLDVEPGALLRWRAHYLSQRQFDTTNTVELVPREDGTRVVQHQAFTGLATDRMFGAAAIEAGIQRMNRALKERTESLVVL, via the coding sequence ATGAACGAAGTCGAGGCGAGCGTCGACATCGACGCGCCGCCGGACGTGGTCTGGACGGTGCTGACGGACTTCGACCGGTACAGCGAGTGGAACCCGTACCTCACCGAGGCGACCGGGCGGGCCGTCGAAGGCGAGACGATAGCGGTACGGCTGGCGGCACAGGGCGGGCGCAGCATCCGGCTCGAACCGCGGCTCCTGGACGTCGAGCCCGGGGCGTTGCTCCGGTGGCGGGCGCACTACCTCTCACAGCGCCAGTTCGACACCACGAACACCGTCGAACTCGTCCCCCGCGAGGACGGGACCAGGGTCGTCCAGCACCAGGCGTTCACCGGGCTCGCCACCGACCGGATGTTCGGCGCCGCCGCCATCGAGGCGGGGATACAGCGGATGAACCGCGCGCTGAAAGAACGGACCGAGTCGCTCGTCGTCCTCTAG
- a CDS encoding O-acetylhomoserine aminocarboxypropyltransferase/cysteine synthase family protein, whose translation MSKDEDSRFDTRAVHAGQEPDPATGARAPPLYQTTSYVFPDADDAASRYALDREDFIYSRISNPTVETLEERLAALHDAPGAVATASGMAALDAITFVLAEAGDNVVCSTDTYGGTTSYLSKSAPRRGIEPRFVDTLDLDAFEEAVDEDTAYVHLESIGNPSLVTPDFEAIADIAHEAGAPLVVDNTFATPALCHPTEHGADVVWESTTKWLHGSGTTVGGVVVDGGTFDWTAHDYPEVGGENPAYHGIDFSDFDAPLAAAVRYRSLRTLGNQQSPFDAWQTLQGLETLGVRMQRHCENAAILAEHLADHDEVAWVTYPGLEEHPTHDHATEYLSDYGGMIAFGLEDGFEAGKRFCENVEITSFLANIGDAKSLVIHPASTTHAQLSEADQRAAGVQPDMLRFSVGIEDPADILRDVEAAIDAATEGR comes from the coding sequence ATGAGCAAGGACGAGGATTCTCGCTTCGACACCCGCGCAGTCCACGCGGGGCAAGAGCCCGACCCCGCGACAGGGGCGCGAGCCCCACCACTGTACCAGACCACGTCGTACGTGTTCCCCGACGCCGACGACGCGGCGTCCCGCTACGCCCTCGACCGGGAGGACTTCATCTACTCGCGCATCTCCAACCCGACCGTCGAGACCCTCGAGGAGCGCCTGGCTGCGCTCCACGACGCCCCCGGGGCGGTCGCCACCGCCAGCGGGATGGCCGCCCTCGACGCCATCACCTTCGTCCTCGCCGAGGCCGGTGACAACGTCGTCTGCTCGACCGACACCTACGGCGGCACCACCTCCTACCTCTCGAAGTCGGCCCCCCGCCGCGGCATCGAACCCCGGTTCGTCGACACGCTCGACCTCGACGCGTTCGAGGAAGCGGTCGACGAGGACACCGCCTACGTCCACCTCGAGAGCATCGGGAACCCCTCGCTGGTGACGCCGGACTTCGAAGCCATCGCCGACATCGCCCACGAGGCCGGCGCCCCCCTCGTCGTCGACAACACGTTCGCCACGCCCGCGCTCTGTCATCCCACGGAACACGGCGCGGACGTGGTCTGGGAGTCCACGACGAAGTGGCTCCACGGCTCCGGCACGACCGTCGGCGGCGTCGTCGTCGACGGCGGCACCTTCGACTGGACCGCCCACGATTACCCCGAGGTCGGCGGCGAGAACCCGGCGTACCACGGCATCGACTTCTCCGACTTCGACGCCCCACTGGCGGCCGCGGTGCGCTATCGCTCCCTGCGCACCCTCGGCAACCAGCAGTCGCCCTTCGACGCCTGGCAGACCCTGCAGGGCCTCGAGACGCTCGGGGTCCGGATGCAGCGCCACTGCGAGAACGCCGCCATCCTGGCCGAACACCTCGCCGACCACGACGAGGTCGCCTGGGTCACCTACCCCGGCCTGGAGGAGCATCCGACCCACGACCACGCCACCGAGTACCTCTCCGACTACGGCGGCATGATCGCCTTCGGGCTGGAAGACGGATTCGAGGCGGGCAAGCGGTTCTGCGAGAACGTCGAGATAACCTCGTTCCTCGCGAACATCGGCGACGCGAAGTCGCTGGTCATCCACCCGGCCAGCACCACCCACGCCCAGCTCTCCGAGGCGGACCAGCGCGCCGCCGGCGTCCAGCCCGACATGCTCCGGTTCTCCGTCGGCATCGAGGACCCGGCCGACATCCTGCGCGACGTCGAGGCAGCCATCGACGCGGCGACGGAGGGACGATGA
- the metX gene encoding homoserine O-acetyltransferase MetX, giving the protein MSNEQGTASLGEFTFQCGESIDDLEIAYETYGEFDGSNAVLVCHALTGSQHVARRTARGEDESGTAGQARAWWADVVGPGKAIDTTEYYVVCANVPGSCYGSSGPSSEGPDGEPWATEFPPVTVGDWTRAQRRLLDDLGVGRLRAVVGGSVGGMNALDWAVRYPDDVHRVAAVAAAPRLDAQCLALDTVARRAITSDPDWNGGDYYGEDRPDPTHGLEQARRIGHVMYLSKASMEHKFGRRAAGRGQSRESPDPAGAFFPYRDVESYLDYNAESFVDRFDANSYLYLLRAMDDYDMAAGYESDATALGAFEGELLALSFTGDWHFTTEQSEALAESARDVGIRCAHHVVESDHGHDAFLVEPNKVGPPLSDFLADGIDGKSITDTVESDDDGDVHAPVHTSLFS; this is encoded by the coding sequence ATGAGCAACGAACAGGGGACCGCCTCGCTGGGGGAGTTCACCTTCCAGTGCGGCGAATCCATCGACGACCTCGAGATCGCCTACGAGACCTACGGCGAGTTCGACGGCTCGAACGCCGTCCTCGTCTGTCACGCCCTCACCGGCAGCCAGCACGTCGCCCGGCGAACCGCCCGCGGCGAGGACGAGAGCGGGACCGCCGGCCAGGCCCGCGCCTGGTGGGCCGACGTGGTCGGGCCGGGCAAGGCCATCGACACCACCGAGTACTACGTCGTCTGCGCGAACGTCCCGGGGTCGTGCTACGGCTCCTCCGGCCCCTCCAGCGAGGGCCCCGACGGCGAGCCGTGGGCGACCGAGTTCCCGCCCGTCACGGTCGGCGACTGGACCCGCGCCCAGCGCCGCCTGCTCGACGACCTCGGCGTCGGCCGCCTCCGTGCGGTCGTCGGCGGCTCCGTGGGTGGGATGAACGCCCTCGACTGGGCGGTCCGGTACCCCGACGACGTCCACCGCGTCGCCGCGGTCGCGGCCGCTCCGCGACTCGACGCGCAGTGCCTCGCACTCGACACCGTCGCCAGGCGCGCCATCACCAGCGACCCGGACTGGAACGGCGGCGACTACTACGGCGAGGACCGGCCCGACCCGACCCACGGCCTCGAACAGGCCCGCCGCATCGGCCACGTCATGTACCTCTCGAAGGCCTCCATGGAACACAAGTTCGGCCGCCGCGCCGCCGGCCGCGGCCAGTCCCGCGAGTCGCCCGACCCCGCGGGCGCGTTCTTCCCCTACCGCGACGTGGAGTCCTACCTCGACTACAACGCCGAGAGCTTCGTCGACCGCTTCGACGCCAACAGCTACCTCTACCTGCTGCGGGCCATGGACGACTACGACATGGCCGCCGGCTACGAGTCCGACGCGACCGCCCTCGGCGCGTTCGAGGGCGAACTCCTCGCGCTCTCCTTTACCGGCGACTGGCACTTCACGACCGAACAGTCCGAGGCCCTCGCCGAGTCCGCCCGCGATGTCGGCATCCGCTGTGCCCACCACGTCGTCGAGTCCGACCACGGCCACGACGCCTTCCTCGTCGAACCGAACAAGGTCGGCCCGCCGCTTTCGGACTTCCTGGCCGATGGCATCGACGGCAAGTCCATCACGGACACCGTCGAATCGGACGACGACGGCGACGTGCACGCGCCGGTACACACGAGTCTGTTCTCCTGA